Proteins from a single region of Chryseobacterium scophthalmum:
- a CDS encoding L-serine ammonia-lyase, protein MESISVFEIIKVGIGPSSSHTMGPWNAASAFIRIIKRERSIAEVKEVFLEFFGSLAKTGIGHGTDTAGMLGLNGEDFKTIDTTKIDKIVDTIKETQIINLGGEKEIPFVYGHHLVLNMSQTLDYHPNGMIFKAIFEDGTELVQDFYSVGGGFIMSQEKNSIEKQCVRTIYPCHHGSDIIKYCEKLGFNKISDLILINEESWRTQEETRKEALYIWEQIKECIYKGVNKEGILPGGLNVTRRAAGINRKLLGDKIYKNKDEWFQQVVDAEENFTNINKWIACFALAVNEENASFGRIITAPTNGASGVIPAVLMYAQAFTDAVSEDDIARFILVAGEIGTLFKKNATISAAMGGCQAEIGVSSAMAAAGLTEILGGTVGQVLMAAEIAMEHHLGLTCDPIKGLVQIPCIERNTMGAIKAITAANIALESDPTKAKVTLDEVIQTMWETALSMNDRFKETSEGGLAIAVNVPEC, encoded by the coding sequence ATGGAATCAATATCGGTTTTTGAAATTATTAAAGTAGGAATAGGTCCATCAAGTTCGCATACAATGGGACCGTGGAATGCAGCTTCGGCATTTATCAGAATCATAAAAAGAGAAAGATCAATTGCTGAGGTAAAAGAAGTTTTTCTTGAATTTTTTGGCTCATTAGCGAAAACGGGAATCGGTCACGGAACCGATACTGCTGGAATGTTGGGTTTGAATGGTGAAGATTTTAAAACCATCGATACTACAAAGATTGATAAGATTGTAGATACCATTAAAGAAACTCAAATCATTAATTTGGGTGGAGAAAAAGAAATTCCATTTGTTTACGGACATCATTTGGTTTTAAATATGTCTCAGACTCTTGATTATCATCCCAACGGAATGATTTTTAAAGCCATTTTTGAAGATGGAACCGAGCTTGTACAGGATTTTTATTCTGTAGGTGGAGGTTTTATTATGAGTCAGGAGAAAAACTCAATCGAGAAACAATGTGTTCGTACCATCTATCCTTGTCATCACGGTTCTGATATCATAAAATATTGTGAAAAATTAGGTTTCAACAAAATTTCAGATTTAATTTTAATTAATGAAGAAAGCTGGAGAACGCAGGAAGAAACAAGAAAAGAAGCACTTTATATTTGGGAACAGATCAAAGAATGTATCTATAAAGGCGTTAATAAAGAAGGTATTTTGCCGGGCGGACTGAATGTTACCCGTCGTGCTGCCGGAATCAACAGAAAACTTTTAGGCGATAAAATTTATAAAAATAAAGATGAGTGGTTTCAGCAGGTTGTAGATGCTGAAGAAAATTTCACCAATATCAATAAATGGATTGCGTGTTTTGCTTTAGCGGTAAATGAAGAGAATGCAAGCTTTGGAAGAATTATCACAGCGCCAACGAATGGAGCGAGTGGGGTAATTCCGGCAGTTTTAATGTATGCTCAGGCTTTTACAGATGCGGTAAGTGAAGATGATATTGCAAGATTTATTTTGGTTGCAGGGGAAATCGGAACTTTATTCAAGAAAAATGCGACCATTTCTGCAGCAATGGGCGGTTGTCAGGCAGAAATCGGAGTTTCTTCGGCAATGGCTGCAGCAGGTTTAACGGAAATTCTCGGGGGAACTGTCGGTCAGGTTTTAATGGCCGCAGAGATTGCAATGGAACATCATTTAGGTTTAACTTGTGACCCGATTAAAGGTTTGGTTCAGATTCCGTGTATCGAAAGAAATACGATGGGCGCAATCAAGGCGATTACTGCAGCAAATATTGCTTTAGAAAGTGATCCTACAAAAGCCAAAGTAACTTTGGATGAGGTTATTCAGACGATGTGGGAAACTGCTTTATCAATGAATGATCGATTTAAAGAAACATCAGAAGGAGGTTTGGCGATTGCGGTAAATGTTCCGGAGTGTTAA